A single Anopheles arabiensis isolate DONGOLA chromosome 2, AaraD3, whole genome shotgun sequence DNA region contains:
- the LOC120908354 gene encoding vitellogenic carboxypeptidase-like — MSQKVQLFLLLSLLIASTSGLFINPYEKLWPRDARFASSPNKGNNGDPLLLTPYIEQGRIAEGQKAARVEHSRIRGFESYAGFLTVDKRFNSNLYFWYFPAKANRTTAPLVLWLQGGPGASSLFGLFEENGPFRITADLQAEERPHSWYENHNLLYIDNPVGTGFSFTDSEAGYARNQVQIGEELYSAVVQFLKLFPDLQTRPFYITGESYAGKYVPALGYTIHQKNSNSSNPWVKLAGMAIGNGYSDPVNQLNYGEYLYQLGLIDGNALERFEQDEQAVAACIAKGNYRCAFEIMDDLLDGDANGGGSFFRNVSGFETYYNYLHTAEDPSDAVPLVAFLNLDETRRALHVGDQPFHDLDEANLVERYLEQDVFESVAPWIAELLQHYRIMFYNGQLDIICAYPMMVNYLQMLQFDGANYYRGVARGTLEFDGEIAAYFKLAFGLVEVLVRDAGHMVPRDQPKWAHRLITAFTHPGSVVGFV; from the coding sequence ATGTCCCAAAAAGTACAACTGTTTCTTCTGCTAAGCTTGCTCATCGCATCCACCAGCGGATTGTTCATCAATCCCTACGAAAAACTTTGGCCCCGTGATGCACGATTTGCATCTTCACCAAACAAAGGTAACAATGGTGACCCACTGCTACTGACACCGTACATCGAGCAGGGACGCATCGCGGAAGGTCAAAAGGCGGCACGGGTTGAGCACAGCCGCATCCGTGGGTTCGAATCGTACGCCGGCTTTCTCACCGTGGACAAGCGCTTCAACTCCAACCTCTACTTCTGGTACTTCCCGGCGAAAGCGAACCGCACCACGGCACCGCTCGTGCTCTGGCTGCAGGGCGGTCCGGGCGCTTCGTCCCTGTTCGGGCTGTTCGAGGAGAATGGCCCGTTCCGTATCACGGCCGACCTGCAGGCTGAAGAGCGACCGCACTCCTGGTACGAAAACCATAATCTGCTGTACATCGACAATCCGGTCGGGACGGGCTTTAGCTTCACCGACAGTGAGGCCGGGTACGCCCGCAACCAGGTGCAGATCGGCGAAGAGCTGTACTCGGCTGTGGTGCAGTTTTTGAAGCTCTTCCCCGACCTGCAAACCCGTCCGTTCTACATTACCGGCGAATCGTACGCGGGCAAGTATGTTCCCGCGCTGGGCTACACGATTCATCAGAAAAATAGCAACTCATCGAACCCCTGGGTGAAGCTGGCCGGTATGGCGATCGGCAACGGGTACAGCGATCCGGTCAATCAGCTCAACTACGGCGAGTACCTGTACCAGCTCGGACTGATCGACGGCAATGCGCTGGAACGGTTCGAGCAGGACGAGCAAGCGGTTGCGGCCTGCATTGCCAAGGGCAACTATCGCTGCGCGTTCGAGATCATGGACGATCTGCTCGATGGCGATGCGAACGGCGGTGGTTCGTTCTTCCGCAACGTGAGCGGCTTCGAGACGTACTACAACTATCTGCACACGGCCGAGGACCCGTCCGATGCGGTGCCGCTGGTTGCGTTTCTAAATCTCGACGAAACGAGACGCGCTCTGCACGTCGGCGACCAGCCGTTTCACGATCTGGACGAAGCAAACCTGGTCGAACGGTACCTGGAGCAGGACGTGTTCGAGAGCGTCGCGCCGTGGATAgcggagctgctgcagcactaTCGCATCATGTTCTACAACGGCCAGCTCGACATTATCTGCGCGTACCCGATGATGGTCAACTATCTGCAAATGCTGCAGTTCGACGGGGCCAACTACTATCGCGGCGTGGCGCGCGGCACGCTCGAGTTTGACGGAGAAATTGCCGCCTACTTTAAGCTGGCATTCGGGCTGGTGGAAGTGTTGGTGCGCGATGCGGGCCACATGGTGCCGCGCGAT